In Pleuronectes platessa chromosome 5, fPlePla1.1, whole genome shotgun sequence, a single genomic region encodes these proteins:
- the LOC128439885 gene encoding mitogen-activated protein kinase kinase kinase kinase 5 — translation MDLHHSRAALDISTRNPQDDFEILLRVGGGTYGEVFKARNKQNGELAAIKVIKMEPEDDFSIIQQEIVIVKSCKHSNIVAYYGSYIRANTLWICMEFCGGGSLQDIYHVTGPLSEPQIAYICREMLQGLDYLHAQKKIHRDIKGANILLNNQGEVKLADFGISAQITATLARRMSFIGTPYWMAPEVAAVEIKGGYNELCDIWSVGITAVELAELQPPMFDVHPLRVLFLMSKSGYQPPKLKDKSKWSSMFYNFVKAMLVRNPKKRPGASKMLQNVFLTQQGLRQELTLDLLEKFHHPEKLKSCLVTDDEEMEVAAPGSLRRIQSINKHNKAERTNSDMSSEQIYTQRTLRKDSPNVTLRPCVGSTGSNKSPVRDEDTESDDDYDDVDVPTIQATSNTSDITPPPLPPKPKARTSSEESITGEDDRLRKPCSLYAPPLLRTSSGTHVRPTPQPRSSRHSDPESLSVQFNDPPLDLPPELPPKGLRRRQLLSKDRAECGSPVMKKPPVYFKKIFHGCPLKINCSTTWENPATKDQHLILGAEEGIYTLNLNSSETTMELLYPGKCTWVYTINHVLMSVSGKSLQLHSHSLKELFEQARKDQRMVALPTHRLLPKKYAVTCKIPDTKGCRTCSVGSLQRGCVFLCCALESSVVLLQWYEPMHKFMLIKHFDFPLPNPLRVFEMVVAPQQDYPLICIGVSRGSSPNLPVNVEYMNLNSNTSWFTSSGLEKPCPDIVQVNQLDSNSLLVLLEKSVYIVDLRGELKASRPQTHETTFSRDVESAVYFEDTLLAVWRHGWMRRGQGSTEVLEETTDQKKIYRLVQSDRMVILETRRTDDQSGLSNLSILENAESYVLLA, via the exons gcacGGAACAAGCAGAATGGAGAGCTGGCTGCTATCAAGGTCATCAAGATGGAGCCAG aggatgactTCTCCATCATCCAGCAGGAGATCGTCATCGTGAAAAGCTGCAAACATTCCAACATCGTGGCGTATTACGGCAGCTACATACG AGCCAATACACTGTGGATCTGCATGGAGTTCTGTGGAGGAGGCTCCCTGCAGGACATCTACCACG TGACTGGTCCTCTGTCTGAACCTCAGATCGCCTACATCTGCAGGGAGATGCTCCAG GGCCTGGATTACCTGCACGCACAAAAGAAAATCCACAGAGATATCAAG GGTGCCAACATCCTCCTCAACAACCAGGGCGAGGTCAAGCTGG CGGACTTTGGGATATCAGCTCAGATCACAGCTACTCTGGCTCGGAGGATGTCCTTCATTGGGACGCCGTACTG GATGGCTCCGGAGGTGGCAGCGGTGGAGATAAAGGGCGGCTACAATGAGCTGTGTGACATCTGGTCTGTGGGCATCACGGCTGTGGAGCTGGCAGAGCTGCAGCCGCCGATGTTTGACGTCCACCCGCTGCG CGTCCTGTTCCTCATGTCTAAGAGCGGCTACCAGCCCCCGAAGCTGAAGGACAAGTCCAAATG GTCGTCCATGTTCTATAACTTTGTGAAGGCCATGTTAGTTCGAAACCCGAAGAAACGACCCGGCGCCTCCAAGATGCTCCAA aatGTATTTCTGACCCAGCAGGGTCTGAGGCAGGAACTGACCCTGGATCTGCTGGAGAAGTTCCATCACCCTGAGAAGCTGAAGAGCTGCCTGGTGACAGATGACGAGGAGATGGAG GTGGCTGCTCCCGGGTCTCTGAGGAGGATCCAGTCTATCAACAAGCACAACAAGGCCGAGAGAACCAACTCCGACATGAGCT CGGAACAGATTTACACTCAGAGGACTCTGAGGAAAGACTCACCAAACGTAACG TTACGACCTTGTGTGGGATCAACTGGCAGTAACAAGAGTCCAGTGAG GGACGAGGACACAGAGTCAGACGATGACTACGATGATGTGGACGT TCCGACAATACAGGCCACCAG CAACACATCTGATATAACTccacctccacttcctccgAAG CCCAAAGCACGGACGAGCTCAGAGGAAAGCATAACGGGGGAAGATGACCGGCTGAGGAAACCCTGCTCCCTGTACGCCCCCCCGCTCCTCAGGACCTCCAGTGGGACGCACGTCCGTCCCACCCCCCAGCCACGCTCCTCTCGACACTCGG acccTGAGTCCCTATCTGTCCAGTTTAATGACCCCCCACTAGACCTCCCTCCTGAGCTCCCTCCTAAAGGACTACGGCGACGACAACTGTTATCAAAG GACCGTGCAGAGTGTGGGAGCCCGGTCATGAAGAAACCTCCT gTCTACTTCAAAAAGATCTTCCACGGCTGCCCTCTTAAAATAAACTGCTCCACAACCTGGGAAAACCCGGCCACCAAAG ACCAGCATCTGATCCTGGGGGCAGAGGAAGGGATCTACACCCTGAACCTCAACAGCTCAGAGACCACGATGGAGCTG tTGTATCCAGGGAAGTGTACCTGGGTCTACACCATTAACCACGTCCTCATGTCTGTCTCAG GGAAGTCGCTGCAGCTTCACTCCCATTCGCTGAAGGAGTTGTTCGAACAGGCTCGGAAAGACCAGAGGATGGTGGCCCTGCCGACACACAGACTGCTCCCTAA GAAATACGCCGTGACGTGTAAAATACCTGATACAAAAGGCTGCAGGACGTGTTCAGTTG gCAGCCTGCAGAGAggctgtgtgttcctgtgctgTGCTCTGGAGTCCAGTGTGGTGCTGCTGCAGTGGTACGAGCCCATGCACAAGTTCATGCTCATTAAG CATTTCGACTTCCCCCTTCCCAACCCTCTGCGGGTGTTTGAGATGGTGGTGGCGCCCCAGCAGGATTACCCACTGATCTGCATCGGTGTGTCCCGGGGGTCCAGCCCCAACCTGCCAGTCAATGTAGAATACATGAACCTCAACTCCAACACGTCCTGGTTCACCAGCTCCGGCCTGG AGAAACCTTGCCCAGACATTGTGCAGGTAAACCAGCTGGACAGTAACTCACTGCTCGTCCTCCTAGAAA agtcagtGTATATAGTTGATCTGAGGGGGGAGCTGAAGGCCAGCAGGCCCCAGACCCACGAGACCACCTTCTCTCGTGATGTGGAGTCTGCAG TGTATTTCGAGGACACGCTGTTGGCGGTGTGGCGTCACGGCTGGATgaggagaggacaaggttcCACTGAGGTGCTGGAGGAAACCACCGACCAGAAGAAGATCTACAGATTGGTGCAGTCGGACAG AATGGTCATTTTGGAGACACGTAGGACGGACGACCAGTCAGGGCTGTCCAACCTGTCCATCCTGGAGAACGCAGAGAGCTACGTTCTACTGGCCTGA